GATCGGCTTTGGTGCTGGCGCCCACGGAAAAGATCAAACGCCCTCGATCCGCTTTGCCGCACGTACGTTTGTGGCGCGACCGCGTTGACGAGCGGCGTACGACTTGCTAAAAAAACAGGGTTCAGCACCAATTACCCGTCATCGACAGGAGCGTGAATGTGGGTGGCATAAGCGATCGGCATCAGGAAATTCGGCGTCGGCGGAAGCGCCGGCAAAAACTGACTCTGTACAAAAAGCGATTGAAAAAAGCCACCGTTTCGGAACGGGGGGTCATCGCGGAAAAAATTCGCAAAATGACCCCCGGCGCTGAAACCATCATTGCGGCCTGGGGCTTGGAAGAACGTAAGTAAGGCGTCAATGGTTTTGCGCTTGGCGATATGAGCGGTGAAAAAATCGCCCCCGTGGTGAAAAAGAAGTCGCTTTCTTCGCGCCGCCGTTTGCTCCTGTCAAAAAGCGGCCCGTTTTCTGGTGGCTCGGCCCGGGCATGTCTCGGCACACTGTTTGCTTAGATCAGGCCATCCCGCTTTCTGTCGCTCAGGCTCGGAAAGCCGTGAGATAAACATTGTTTCTATCGCCTAGGAAGGGCCGCATGCATTCGATTGCAACTGTGGAGTGGGCCAAAGCCGCGCGCCGTGCGTTCACACTGGTCGAGCTGTTGGTGGTGATCGCCATCATCGGGATTTTGATTGCCTTGCTGTTGCCGGCCGTGCAGGCAGCGCGCGAAGCGGCCCGCCGCGCCACGTGTGCCAACAACATCAAGCAGTTGGGGCTGGCGCTACACAATTACCAAGCGGCCAAGGTCACTTTCCCGGCGGCTGAGACTTATCCGCCGCCGACCAATGCGGTTTCCGTGCATGTGGCAATTTTGCCTTTCGTGGAAGAAAAAAACCTGTACGCACAATATGAAGACGCCACCACCAACGGGCAAGCAATCCAAGAACAAATTCACCTCTATAATTGTCCCACCGATCCGTGCGTGGAGGCGGTCGTCGACGGCGGTTCGCCCGGCGCTTTCACGTATCGCTGGCCGGTGAATTACGCCTTCAATTACGGCACGTGGTTTTTATACGACTGGGCCAACAAAATCGCCGGCGACGGCGCCTTTGTCGTCAACAAAGCGTTGGGGCCCAAAGCGTTTACCGACGGTTTGAGCAAAACGCTGGCCGCCGCCGAAGTGAAAGCTCAAACCGAGGCCAACGGATTCAAAAACGGCCCCGGTTACATTCGCAATTTGAAAATCCCCAACATGTCCGATCCCACGAACACCACGCTGCTCGCCAGCACCGCTGCCCTGCTGACTTCCATCGGCGCGCAACCGGCCCCGCAGATCACGAGTTTTAGCGGCAGCAATTTCAACGCCAACGTGCATTTGGACTTCAACAATGTGACGGTGGCCGAGACCGGCTTTACGACCACGTTCACACCCAATCCGGGAATGCTGATTTCGATTGTGAATCAAGACATCGGCACCGGCACGCCGGTGAGTCAAGGAGGCAATTTGGTGCCGCAAGTCACCGGCACCTTCGACGTCGATTACATTTCTAATACCGAATCGAACACGGCCACCGGCTATACGTTCGCAGCAGTCTCGGCGCGGAGTTATCATACGGGCATTGTCAATGTGCTGTTCATGGACGGCTCCACGCATTCCATTAACGACAGCATTGCACCCCAGGTATGGCATGCCTTGGGCACGCGCGCCGGCGGCGAAGCGACCAACGGCGTCGATTTTTGAACCGCGACATTCCACACGGCGCGGAGGGAGTTACTTTCGCAACCCCCTTCGCAGGATGCCGCGCCGCCAGAGTGTACTTGTTCAAAGACGGAAGCAACAGCGCAGTGACTTATGATGAAGCTTCTTCGTCGCCACCAAGCCCAGCAGGCTTAGTCCAGCCAGCACAAATGCCGCCGGTTCCGGCACGGTGGTGACGGTAAATGTCAGCGTGGGACCGGCATAGCTGTTGGAATTGCCGCTGGCCGCGTAAGTGGCAACTGCGGCGCTGTTATCGGCCGTTAAGAGCAAGCGCATGGTCGAGCCACTGTTTAAATCGCTTACGAACGACGAAAGCGCATTGCCCGAGAACGAGCTCAGCGAAATGGTATCGAGCGTGCCGCTACTGATTGCTGAGAAGTTATAGGAGCCAACGAAGGAGAGTGGATTCAAAGTCGAATCGACGCTGGCGCTTCCATCGTAGGGGCCGCCGGATTGACTGTTGGCATCTTTTAGTCCCGATGTGGCTGCATTGTTGGCCGTGAAGTAAACGCTAATTGACGTCGGCGACTGTGAACTGAAACTGTTGTTAAACTGCGTCAGTTGCAGTGAAATGTTGCTGACGTTGGTGACCGTGCCGCCCAGGGTGGGCTGCAAAGCACTGAAATTAAAATCAGTCACGCCAAAGCTAGGCAGACCCGCCCCGCCGGAGGTGTTGCTGGAGCCGAGCAAGTTAAAAGAATTTGCACCACCCGAGCCACCACGCGGGCCAGTTGTTTGGATGGTGGCGCTGGCGGACGCTTGCTGGGAAGGAGGTTGAAAGGTGGTGGCAAAAACAGTTTGCGTCAACAGCGCAGCCCAAAGCGAGCCTGCGAGCAGGCATTTTACGACTGTGGCCCTGCCAACTGTGGATTCCTGTTTACCTAGTTGGAGGGCGCTTCTCGTTCCGCGAGGAAGCAACAGATTCATCTCTTCTCTTCAATTATTCCGCTTCATCTCATTAGCAATGCGACCCCTCGTTGGCTTGGCTGATCTCAGCATTCCCCGACCCCGATAGCTAACCGGAAGGCAACCCTATTTTGAGGTAGTTCTACAACGATCGCAAGCATTTGGCGAGGATTTTAGGCCATTTTTTCTTGCCTATTTTTCTTGCCTATTGTGATCATGTCGAGTTTTCAGCTTTTGCCCGCTAACGTGGCACCACGGGTGAGTTTCTCGAGAAACGCTTGTTTTAGCCGATTTTTCCGGCGGCCTGTAACACTTTTGTCCGGACTGCGCTCCATACGATGGACGGTCAGCGTGTGCCTGACCGCTAGAGACTTCGACCAAATTCAGTATGGAGATTGTGTCATGAAACGCTTTGTCAAATTCGCTGTGTCCGCTTTGTTTGTGTTGGCCGTGACGGTTGCATTGGCTCCTGCGGCTTTTGCCCACGGGAGTGGCGGCTCGTCATGTTCCAGTGGTTGTTGCCATAACAGTTGTTGTCATAGCAGCTGCTGCCACGACTATTGCAATCATTGCTGCGGCAACTATTGCTGCAACAATTATTGCTACAACGACTACTGCTGCAACGATTATTGCACCCCGACGTGCTGCAACTATCCGACCTGCCAGCCAATCGTGTGCGACGCACCAGTGTGCCAGCCGCAAGTGTGCGTTCAGCCGACGTGCCCTTGCACCAGCTATTGCACGCCGACGTGCTGCTACCCCAACTACTGCTCGTCGAACTATTGCTGCTCGAATTATTGCGGTTCGAGCTGCTGCCATCCCTCGAGCTGCCATGTGTCATGCGGGTCGAGCAGTTGCCACAAAAGTCACTAATTCGAGAACGTTCCCCGAACGGTTCGGTTGTCTGGATTGATTCCTGAAAAGGCCGTGAGCCGAGGACCACAGAACGACGAATCATTTTAGGCGCGTAGATCGATATCTTTTTGCAGCCGCTGTTGGAAGCCGATTTCCAGCAGCGGCTGTGTTTATTGAGTGCAAGATGGCCAATCTGCAATGGGTGCAAATTTGCCGCCGCTCCGCGATCTGTTACGTGGCGGCTCGCAGAAAAACGGGCAGAAAAGTGCAATCGATGTTGCTTTCAACCTGTGAAGTTAAAAATATCGTTTGACATCCAAGCACTCTGCAATTTCAATAGATGGCTAACGTGCGACAACAGACAGGAGCAGTTCTCGATGTCCAATTTTCGTATTTCACTTGATTTGCCCACAACCCATGCAGCGCTACTTGGGTTCACGGTTGGAGCGTTGTTGGCTTTCTCGCCGTTTGCCCTGTTGGCGGAAGACCGTTCCTACGACGGCACGGGGAATAACATTGCCAATCCCACGTGGGGTGCGGCGGGGACCGATTTTATTCGGAACGCGCCGGCCGCTTATGGCGACGGTTATT
This is a stretch of genomic DNA from Pirellulales bacterium. It encodes these proteins:
- a CDS encoding DUF6800 family protein, with the translated sequence MGGISDRHQEIRRRRKRRQKLTLYKKRLKKATVSERGVIAEKIRKMTPGAETIIAAWGLEERK
- a CDS encoding PEP-CTERM sorting domain-containing protein — encoded protein: MTQTVFATTFQPPSQQASASATIQTTGPRGGSGGANSFNLLGSSNTSGGAGLPSFGVTDFNFSALQPTLGGTVTNVSNISLQLTQFNNSFSSQSPTSISVYFTANNAATSGLKDANSQSGGPYDGSASVDSTLNPLSFVGSYNFSAISSGTLDTISLSSFSGNALSSFVSDLNSGSTMRLLLTADNSAAVATYAASGNSNSYAGPTLTFTVTTVPEPAAFVLAGLSLLGLVATKKLHHKSLRCCFRL
- a CDS encoding DUF1559 domain-containing protein; amino-acid sequence: MHSIATVEWAKAARRAFTLVELLVVIAIIGILIALLLPAVQAAREAARRATCANNIKQLGLALHNYQAAKVTFPAAETYPPPTNAVSVHVAILPFVEEKNLYAQYEDATTNGQAIQEQIHLYNCPTDPCVEAVVDGGSPGAFTYRWPVNYAFNYGTWFLYDWANKIAGDGAFVVNKALGPKAFTDGLSKTLAAAEVKAQTEANGFKNGPGYIRNLKIPNMSDPTNTTLLASTAALLTSIGAQPAPQITSFSGSNFNANVHLDFNNVTVAETGFTTTFTPNPGMLISIVNQDIGTGTPVSQGGNLVPQVTGTFDVDYISNTESNTATGYTFAAVSARSYHTGIVNVLFMDGSTHSINDSIAPQVWHALGTRAGGEATNGVDF